In Benincasa hispida cultivar B227 chromosome 8, ASM972705v1, whole genome shotgun sequence, the sequence GCCAGGCTTGAAGGTTCCATTATCAGCTTGCCAACCTATTTTCACCAAGTGCAATAGTGACTCCACTATCCGTGCATCTTTAACCTTCGTCCAAATTTGTTTTGTCATTTTCTCATGTCCTATCATTTaactacatacatacatatgtataacttaataaaataaattgggcTTAGATagataaacaaaattttgagtACGAATAGTGTAGAACATGTTCCATCATTCACATGAACCAATTAACACaacataaattaagataattaaatACAATAGATTATTTGAACCGAAAGATGACATAATCTAAAAGTAGAAGGAAGTTATTCATAGTAAAGCAAATTGAACAAGAAACTTTGTGCTCATGATGCTTGTTACCATTCATCGAACATTTGAGTCGCCAACTCATCCCTGAAATTGGTCCATTCATTGGACGTTTCaataaattgtatattttcATCGTTGAGCTCGTTAGATGCAGAATCTTCATCATTTGTAGTTTCGAACATTGTAGTTTGGCCCATTTCCCTCGTTATCAGGTTGTGCAGCAGGCAACATGCCATTATTGTTCTATATTGGATCTTAACTGGGTAGTAGGACTTTCAACGTAGTATCGCACAACGACCTTTGGGTATGCCAAATGCTCTTTCTATGTAGTTTCTAGTGGATGAATGTTTCATGTTGAAAATTCTTATGGATTCGTCGGTGCATTTCCAGCACCAGaccattatgaaaaatggtatCGCTCTCTCCTATATGGTGCCAAGAATCCCTCGACATTGGGATATCCAACATCACATAGGTAATAATAACCTAGGCATGGTATACACAAAATTAGTTGGCAAACTATTTGCTCTTGAATCCAGACAGTGCAATCACAAAAGTCTATACCCGTGTAATCAACTGGAATATTTTTCTGTTCGTTATGGATCATGGAGAGAGGCACCAATAGAAACACGAGAGCTTGTTAAGGGTCAATTATTGGTAAGATGGTCaatttatattttacaaattatctATGCATCAACTTCCatattaattagtttttcttttctgtcTTAATTCATAATCATTTTATGTTAGACTTAACCAACAAACTGGTCAATGATTTCATCAATGAACAGatgaaaaattcatttaaagAGTATAGAGGGGACTATCCAAACACTATAAGAAATATGCACATCCTGAAGAGGAACGAACACACCCACCTGATCGCCTTAAGGACAACATAGAGGATTGGCACTTTCTATGCAACAAGTTTGAATGTAATAatttttggtgtttttttttttttttttttttcttttcaattactCTAACGAAGtttatttctcattttcttagaaAGTGGCAGAGATGAATCAGAGGAATAAGTCAGCCTTAGAGTACACTCATACAGTTGGTTCTAAAACTTTTATACGCACAAGAGAATCCACGGTAAGTTGGATAAAGTATACACATACAACTGGTTAAAGTACACTCATCTTAATATCTCATTTTCTTGTGAATTGTTTTATAGAAAGGACCCGACGGTGAACTAATGGACCTAGTGAATTTATTTAGGTAAACATACTGTAGGATCGATAACTCTTTTGTTAATCAGGTTGCGAATGATGCATATGTAAGTTTTTATTCCTCAATGTAACTCTATTCATATACAATTGTCATAcaataattagttttaattattgatGTAGAGACAAATGGTTGTGCTGAGTGAATCCTCCCCCTAATAAGGGTCTCAACGAATATCAGATGAGGAAATATGTGAGCAGGTGTTGGGCCTAGGAGTGGGCCTTGGTAGGACACCAAAGGgtaaaaaagtgaagaaaatctAAAGGATCATCGTCCAGTGCATCTTCATCAAGAATTATAGAGGAGCAATAACAAGAGATAAACTCCTTAAAGGCTAGATTGGTTATATTGGACAAACAGGACGCCAAAAGACAAGCTGAGATGGAGGATATGAAAGCTATGCTCTTACAACTCATGAAAGATAGATCGAACTAGGTATGAGTTCTTCGATTTTCGTAGTAAACTTAATTATAAGATTGTGTATGTtgttatcctgcagttatgcagttatggtaacaacataaacatatagttatgtaaaGTATAATTAATGTTGTTATCCTGAAGTtgagtttgaattttattttatgctaAATTAGATGATTTTGTAGTGTTGTTATCTTGCAATTATGGTAAAAACATAAATGTATAGGTGTTTCAGAtggtttgtatattacaattgaGAATAAGTTTGGGGGGTGGGGGAGGGGGAGAGGAAGGGGAGGGGGTGTTTAAGTTGATTGTGTAAGTTAGTTTGATTGTGTTATTTAGTTTGTTTTAGTTAGTTTGTTTGATTGGTATAAGTTAGTTTGTTTCATTGATTGTGTAAATTAGTTTGTTTATTACCATTGAGAAATAATTTTGGGGGTGGAGGTGTTTCAGTTGATTATGTAAGTTAGTTTGACTCTGTAAGTTAGTTTGTTTTAGTTGATTGCACATCTATATTTAAGTACAAGTATGTTAAGTTTAAGTTATGATTGAGTTGGTTTGTTGATTTGTTTATGATTGAGTTCTTGGTTTGTTTACTTGAGATTGGTATAATTgagcattaaacttatttaaatttttattttgtaggtatctaGAGATTTTTGTTGAAGATACATCTCTAGGCAAGAAGCATATTTAGGTTGTACATTGTTATCGTttaattatggatgttataGAACTCGTGGATTAAGGTTGTACATTCAAACGTGTTttcaatatattattaatctattatcgatatttacttcattttgAAAATCTTAATTTAGTTGATTGATATTTATAAGATTCAAAGAGGTATGACATTTGGAAAAAACagatctaaataaaataaaataaacaaatttaaagagatatttaaatctatttatttatttcaagaaATCCCAACGGTAAGGAGTCGCTTCGACCTGTAATCTTTGCCTGAGAATTGGAATTTCTCCTGTGACGAAGGGCAAAGAACTCCCGAAAGTGACTACATACCATCTGGATTTAAAGATATCCCGATGGTCTCTATGCACCGTCAGGATAAAGACATCGCCCGACGGTCTACATCACCGTCGGTCGAAATTAACAAGCCTGACGACGACAAAAGCCGTCAAGATAAAAAACTAATCCCGATGGTTCAGAAGACCATCAGACTTATCTATAAATGTCAATGCTCTACCATCGAGCGAAAGAATAAATCCTGACGGTTGGGAGTCGAGTTAACGTATAAAATCTGATGACAGACCGTCAGGCGTTATCCCTTTTTACTGACAACTTCCTTTAGGGTTGGGAAAACGCCCCATTCTTATCTGTTGAGATAATTCTTTTCCCCTATGGCAGGGCTTCCCAACCATTGGGAAAGGTTTCCCCGATGACGGTACCCCGACGGTGTTGTCGACGACTTCTTTGTCGTCGGGAAAGGTTGTCCCGACGGTATTTTTAACTTATCCTGACGCTTACGACTGTCGAGATACAaccaaattcttgtagtgtgaCATTCCATCGGCTGCTAAGATGATAAAGGAGattcaactaaaaaaaaatcatggtagaataaaaaatatagagcaacaacgaagatgatgataatgaaattcatggagaagaATTAGGAacaaaaaattttgattttccttTGGTTTCCcattttatttaatcatattcaagCAAAAACAATGTAGGTGgttaattattgttcattacaaaaaaaaaaaaaaaaaaaaaaaaaaaaaaaaaaaaaaaaaaaaagtaagaaacaaagaaagaaaaactttaaaaaataaaagaaaaatttgtaatccatattttattcaaataaagatGGTAtgattattgaataaaaaagtttaaaaacaaaataataaccaCAAAAACAAAttatgaaagagttaaaaaattGCACCAAATACCCTGACATATGAACTGAACATCACACCctaaacacaaacatatgaacttaAACCAAACAACTCTATACCTCAAACATAAACATATAAACTCTAGACATCATATCTCAAATAAACATGGAAGatctttcaaaagttttttgATTGGTTGgaaaacatttcaatttttcaaaatgacttattttcaaaattaaatacttaaaaagttaAACGAAACACACCAGAAAGCAAAAATGTAATATACTTTTGATGAATAAAGAATCCAAACaatgatatatataattttagattatatatatttatattctacATGTGAAATAAATGTTGATCTAACTGATGTATTATTgcctaaaaaaacaaatttattatattacCGAAAGAATCAATAACAccaatatattttcttatgaaTGCTGATATATCAAGGATAATATTTGATTACATGATATGAATGCTGCTAGAGCTAAAATATCATTGTTATGTCTAAAAATCATAAGGGGTAAAATTAGAgtaacaaagaaaaaattaaaattaaatttcatatatcCTGCCATATTTGCTAAGCGTAAAAGTagttatatttgcaaatatggcaAATATTTCAGCTAaacatttttaagaaaaaacaatcaataaataaacatttccatggaacaattttttaaacaattttttttttagagacaAACGTCTGCCTTTATTTGGTAGAATTTGGtagggaaagaaaaaaaggagaatAATAAGATGAGAtcacacaaaattgaaatacatGATGGGTGTTGTACTAAAAAGCTAATCACTAATAAATCTTACAAAAAAAGGCAAATacattttcaaactaaaaaatttgCAAAATAAGACCCATATTCTATTGTCATTTCATATCTCCTACCTCAGATACATTGGCAAAACAGAGGTTTCTCGAGAAAACAATTCTACATATAATGGGCCCAAGTTTCTCCTCTTATCTCGAatcaaaaacacaaaaaaatcaaatcaaaatcatGTAGTTCTTTAATTTAACAACTTGCACACAAACCAAACCAAAGCATCCCCTCCCCCACCATATATGTCTCTGTTTTTGAAAAACCAAAACCCCAAAGGGATCTGATGCCCTCTTCACAAGAATCCGATTCCAATCCACGAGATTTGGAGTTCAAAATTATGAAGAAGATCAAGTGCGAACTTTGCGATTGTAGAGCCAATGCTTATTGTGAATCGGACCAAGCCAGTTTATGTTGGAGCTGCGACGCCAATGTTCATTCAGCCAATTTCATTGTGGAAAAACATTCAAGGATTTTGCTATGCCAAATTTGCCAATCCCCAACTCCTTGGACTGCCACCGGCCCCAAGCTTGGACCTACCATTTCCCTTTGTCAGTTTTGTGTTATTCC encodes:
- the LOC120084140 gene encoding zinc finger protein CONSTANS-LIKE 9-like, whose protein sequence is MPSSQESDSNPRDLEFKIMKKIKCELCDCRANAYCESDQASLCWSCDANVHSANFIVEKHSRILLCQICQSPTPWTATGPKLGPTISLCQFCVIPQNVGSLQIHHQNHRHSASSSSRDFHHHHHAADDEQNQVVPMSPPPTSS